The following is a genomic window from Pan paniscus chromosome 6, NHGRI_mPanPan1-v2.0_pri, whole genome shotgun sequence.
AAAAGAAATTGAAGCTGACACAAATAAGTAGAAAGatatcctatgttcatggattggaagaattaatgttaaaatgtccatattacccaaagtgaTCAATGCAATCCATATAAGAATTCCAATCACATGTTtccatagaaacaaaaaaatcctaaaatgtgtaTGTAACTACAAAGACACCAAAGGGGGGAAAAATAAGCtagaggcattacattacctaaTTTCAAATTATATCACAAAACTATAGcaatcaaaacaacatggtactggcataaaaccaGACACATAGAAAAATAGAACACGGAGCCCAGAAATAATCTCACATATATATAGTCACGAATCTTTGACAAAAGCATCAACAATACACAATGGGGTAAGAATAATCTCTTCAGAAAATTTGGTGccaagaaaactggatatctacatgcaaaagaatgaaattgttcCCTTATCTTACATATgtgaaaaatcaattcaaaatgcattaaagtctcaaacataagacctaaactgtaaagctactagaagaaaacctaggagaaaTCCTCCTTGATGTTGTACTTGGCAGTAATTTTTTGAATATCACACCAAAGACACagacaatgaaagcaaaaataaagaagtgGGCCTACATCGaagtaaaaagtttctgcacagtgaaagaatcAATCAACAAAATGCAAAGGCAAcacatggaatgggagaaaatatttgcaaactatatatctggtaaggggctaatatccaaaatataaaaggaactcatacaactcaagagcaaaaaaaaaaaaaaaaaaaaattgaaaacgggcagaggatctgaatagacattttttcaaataaaacatgCAAATGGTCAACAGCTGTATGAAAAACTGGTCAGCATCCACTAAACGTCACAACCACAAGGAGACATCACCTCACACATGTTACGGTggccattatcaaaaagtcaaaaaatctcaaatattggcaaggatgcagagaaaagggaattctgtacactattggtgggagtgtaaattattacagccattatggaaaacagtatgcggTTCCTCaagaaacctaaaaataaaacctaaaataaaaattgtataatccaacaatttcacttctgaggatatatccaaaggaaataaaatcagcatcTCAAAGAGATAcctacactcccatgttcattgcaccgttattcacaacagccaatgGAATAGGATATGGAAATAACCTAAGTATTTGTCAATGGATAAATgggtaaggaaaatgtggtatatatacaataaattattattctgcctttaaaaagaaggaaatcctgtcatttgtaagcACACTGataaacctagaggacattaagctaagtgaaataagccagacacagaaagccaaatgctgcatgatctcacttaaataaaaaatctaagatggaatctaaaaaagctgAATCCATAGAAACAGTAGAATTGAGGTTGTCAGGGTCTGGGAatctaaaattctaaaatctgaaaaagtcaaactcatagaatgtggaatctaaaaatgttgaacttACAGAGgcagagtagaatagtggttgccgcCAGGGAGGCAGGTGAGCAACGGCAAAacgttggtcaaagggtacaagcTCTCAAAAAGCTCTAGAGATCTAATGTCCAACATGGTggctacagttaataataatgtatcgcgtacttgaaatttgctgagagtagatcttaagtagaTCTTGCACACACCCCCATTCCCCCACCAAAAAACAAGGTAACTATGTGAAGTAAGGAATAGGTTGTTAATTAGATGGGGGAATTATTTCATAAAGCATATGtttattaaaacatcacattgtatatcttaaatatatacaatttttgtcagttatacctcaataaggaCGGGGGAGAGAATTTTATAGCTATCCACtattaaagaaaatacttttcatAGAAATTTCTGTAGGAAAAATTTGTTATTATGAATCTGAATTTCTCTAGCCTGtaactttcattttccttttgaaatgatAGTTCTTTATAACGCAATTGTTAAAAACTGAAGGTTGGTTACTTGGAAACCCAGTTATTGAGTTTTTTTATGCTGTCTGAAATTTAAGGTACCTCAGCATAGATAATGTGATATGTAGGTGTCTGTTTAAATTAGTGTTAATCTATATCCAAGAAAATGCTTAACATTCAGTACACTCTAAACTCACACTTGAAAGGTGGGTTGCATATGAAAGATGCTGTACTCTGGATAATTCTGCCAGAGCTTAAAAACTTGCTATCTGAATCTGCACTTAAAGAATTTCAGAAGAGATAATATAAGACCATTTTCAATAGTGAAATGAATGATATGCCTCCACTCTTGGATGAACAGAAGTATGAGAAATGAAGAACGTGGCAGCTTAACACCTTGGGAAAAGACTCCTAAAATTTAGAACCCTATCTTGCATTCCTCCCCTTAATGAAGGGTTTTCTTGTCTGACACCATTAGAAAGTTAGCTGATCTTTCAGTCAGAACACTTTCTCATTTTTCCTGGGAATTAGCCTTTCAGGCAAAGTGGCTACTAGAGTTCCTAGATGATCAGAGTATCAGGACTACACTGAGCTTACAGAGCAAGAAGTATGACTGTTTGGGAGTCTGCTTGTAATGGGTATTTGTACACCTCTTGATCTGAGACTTTCATGAGAGGTTGTAGAAAGATGTACACCTCAGTAACTATACACACTGTTTTGCCCAGGAGGGTCCCAGTTTGCACTTACTGTCCagtctttgtttttaataacacCACTTTTCACTTCTAAAAGTTTCCAAGTTTGAATGTTAAATTATAAGGATACTCTTTTGtggtattttaaaacatatgtccacaaattATTTGCTATTTCTCCCTCAAGAGAAGGACCCTAATTCCTCACCTCTTGAGTATAGGCTGGACTTAGTGACCGACTTCTAAGGAATCAAATAAGGCAGAAGTGATGCTATATGACTTTGGCCCTTGTCCTAAAAGATCCCCTtgcttttttagtatttttagtagagatggggtttcaccgtgttagccaggatggtctcgacctcctgacctcgtgatccatccacctcagcctcccaaagtgctgggattacaggtgtgagccaccacgcccagcctaagatCCCCTTGCTTTTTTTAGGGGGGACCACTCACTGGGGGGAgaccagctgccatgttgtgagaacACCCAAGTAGGCCTAAGATAGGCCCACATGGCAAGGACCTGAGGTCTCCTGCCAACAGCCAAGTCAAGCAGGCCATTTTGGATGTGGATTCTCCCACCCCAGTCAAACCTTCAGAGACCACAGCCCCAAATGACAGCTTAACTACAGcttcatgagagaccctgagctaGAACCACCTAACTAAGCCATTCTCAGATTCCTAATTTTCAGAAACTGAAAGAATGTAAATATTTGCTCAGCACTGCTAAGTTCTGAAGTATTATGCAGCAAAATAGAATACAACTACCTATAGCTTTCACACAGTTCTCATCTTTAGACTTTATTGATATTTACTACGACAAATGAAAATGACCAAATTGCCATAGGTCTGGCTGAGCCCCAAACCCTCTCAGTATGTTCATATTTCGGCATGGCAAAGCAAAAATTAACCATTAAATTACACCCAATAGTAGTAATAGCTATCACTTTTTGGGCATTTAGAGTTTCTTAGAAACTTTGCTAGGATTTTGTATAGATTTACCTGATATACTTCTCACAATAAGCCCTATGAAAGGTATTCCCAACTTCATTTTGTAAGCAAGAAATCTGAGATTCAGGTAAGGCAGGCTCCAAAAGTTCCCACAGCCATTCATTGGTGGAACCAGCTCTCCACCCAGGTCTATCTGACTCCAAAGTTCACACTCTTCACCAAACTTAAAACTACACACTACTGTCTTTCAACAaagaatccaaaaaaaaaaaaaaaagaacagaaattttagTGAAAGACAATGAATAAATGcagagaaactctgtctgaaaaagaaaatatgtaaggtTTTATATGCTGTTGTTAAACCGTATTTTTTTCAAAGCAAATAATACATTCATATCGTTCAAAAGACACAAAAGATATTTTGACAAGATAGCACTCACCTTTGCCCCCAGCCACCTGGTGACCCCCTTCCTGAAGGCAATGAATATTGTTTCTTGCATATCTTTCCAAATATATTCTATGTGTATAGAAGACCATGCCTACATATACTCCCCACCACTACCATTCTTTCTTACGCCAGTGATAGCAAAGACTGTACATTGtttggtacctttttttttttttttttttttacgaagaagtattttattattttgctgcaAAGCTGTTGCTTCACTGTATAAAAATAGCACCAGCAAATGCAGTGTATCGCAAAATTAAGATAGTGGTGTTCCTCATCTGACACTGTACAAGCAACAAAACCTCTTCACTTCCAGTTATTTCCAATGGAAAGATCATTAAGTATTTCATCCCAAATCCAGGTATGGATACATGCAAGTTACAATATATAAGGCTTAAGAATAACAATGTTATCTTtgaattatgtaatttttataactAGTTTTTACCATGGATAATTTCATGAATTCTGAACACTAGAGCCTAGTCTAAAAATTATAGGATATTGTGAAAAAGACGCatattatatttatctataatcATTAGAAAGTTAAAGGGCATTTTCTTTCATTAGCAGTGTtaatagtagtttttttttcccccatcagtAATACTAAAAGTTGCTATTCTAAGTCTTGTATCCACCACTAATTTAAGACAACTCTGGTGGCTTGCGTTATTTCATACTAGTTTACTTAGGAGTTCCATTTTCACTCCTCAAtagattttatgtatttctcaTACACTTCTTCACTCATAAGTTCATCTAGTTCTGAAGGGTTACTCAGTGTCATCTTGATCAGCCAACCATCTTCATAACAAGATTTGTTTACAAGTCCTGGATTTTCTGCAAGAGCTTCATTAATTTCAGTTACTTCTCCTGATAAAGGAGAATAGAGTTCACTAGCAGCTTTCACACTTTCCAAAGCACCAAACTCATCTTGTTTGTTCAATTTTGTCCCAACTTCAGGCAGACTACAGTAAACAACATCTCCCAACGCTTCCTGTGCAAAATTGCTGATTCCCACTGTTCCAATGCCATTTTCTGTTGTTACCCATTCGTGTTTCTCTGTGAATTTACGCACCGAGGGCAGAGCGGGTCCAGTGCGCAGCGTACGGACGGCGCCCACCCCCAGCTGCCAGGGCCTCGGCGGGCAGGGCGAGGCGGGTGACGGGACCCCGCGCAGGGTGCAGAGCAGGGCCCGCACGCTCCGCACCACTCGCAGCGCCACGTTCGCAGGGGTGCGGGGGTCGCAGCGCTTGTTTGGTACCTTTTTTTAACGTAAGAATGAATTTTGGATGTCATTAAGAATCAGTGAATAACAAAGtatcctcactttttttttttttttttctttgagatggagtcttgctctgtcacccaggctggagtgcagtggtgcgttatcagctcactacaagctcagcctcccgggttcacaccattctcctgcctcagcctcctcagtagctgggactacaggcgcccgccaccatgcccgggtaattttttgtatttttagtagacacagggtttcaccgtgttagccagggtggtctcgatctcctgacctcatgatccgcctgcctcaacctcccaaagtgctgggattacaggtgtgagccaccacgcctggccctcactttttttttttttttttacagctgcattaTATTCTATTGAATTGTATAACATAATTTATGTAATGACTACCCTTTTAATaatgattttagttatttgcaATCctgttatttcaaaacaaaatgctGTGACGACTAACTTTCCCCATATATCATCTCTAAATGCAAGTTCTCAGCCTCATAGCCTACACTGACTTGCTGAAGGTTCAGTCCTGAGGCATTATGGACTAAATTATTTACTAGCTGAACATTAAAACTATAAGTACTGTGTtgtgatttttattgttatagtTTCTAATTTGGTCTTGAGGTCTCTGTGGAGAATGGCCATAAGCCAAGATGGCCGCTTGCTAGGAGAGCCCTGGTTCAAGTGTGTTGGTCATGAGATAAAATGAGAGGGTGAAACCAAATTGCATGAAACAGAAGAAATGTATGACTTACATATCCCAGAGAGGTTAGGGGTCCCGATGGGAGGCCACAGAAGTCTGGAGGCAACAGGGAGCTCAACCACCAAGCGGGGAGCGAGAGAGGAGAGAGCACATGTGGGACGAGGCTTTCATTAAGGCCCATTAGCCTTCCTGAGGGGGTTGTGAATTGTCTGGtttaaagaaaacacagatgaaGGGGGAACTTATTAACTCTGGTGTGGGCCATTAGGTTTTATCATGGCCAGCAGCTGTGGGATGAGGAACAAGTGGGCTATATTGTAAACAACCACACAGGGTCGAATGCGACGGGGTACTACTGAGTTCCAGTAACTTGTGTTAGGTCTAAAATGGATGCCCAGGCAGCAACTccattaaatacatttatgaCAGTACTGAAACTACTGGTTTCCTT
Proteins encoded in this region:
- the LOC100978633 gene encoding glycine cleavage system H protein, mitochondrial-like, encoding MGKARGPVSSMQGMSFAHLINPREYDDEIKDKRGPPSEGLTGIVGHWSQKPLEKIGTAIARVPNKRCDPRTPANVALRVVRSVRALLCTLRGVPSPASPCPPRPWQLGVGAVRTLRTGPALPSVRKFTEKHEWVTTENGIGTVGISNFAQEALGDVVYCSLPEVGTKLNKQDEFGALESVKAASELYSPLSGEVTEINEALAENPGLVNKSCYEDGWLIKMTLSNPSELDELMSEEVYEKYIKSIEE